tgaatgtaaaaaaaaataacaaaaaaaacagactttgccgcaaggcctttctgccctctcaggcttatctataaaatatatccATTTGGTTTTGTAATAAGATATTACGTCGaagttgataatgaaaataaatataatgctATTTTATTATGTTGTGAACTTATTACCAATATTTTtcatgtgttatattgataatatacatgtatacagcaaatgatttatcataaaacgtctaatacaatgtcatacacaacagataaaacaattGGTATGTTAGGAAACTTACAActatatgatataatgtttCTTATatcgtatgaaaacattgtactgtattatatataacatttaaaagaaCAAACTACCTTGCagaatacatttattgtatctattatcaaatatcttaatacattttttacCAAATGCAAGAGAGAATTTGCATATTGAATACTAGTCTGTCATATAGGCCTTTGTTCACTTCATCATAATATTGATAGGGTAAGACCATAAAGGGATAAAAATGGAATCTTGGAAGCGCAGTCTTTAactaaaatacatattatattatattatattatattatattatattatgaataCTTACATCTGCAGGTGAGCGGGTCCTGGGTGACAGGTGCCCATGTTCCAGACGCCCCACAGACATACCATTGGTCAGGGttcacagagacaggtaatgAGTAACCTGTGTGACAGACAACCTGGCAATACCGGCCGTAATCCGTCCTCCAGTCATTACACACCACAGCCCCATTATCGGGCACGGGGAGGTCCTCACAAGGCGTCGCTAGTTGAAGAACAGTGTAGAGTACAACGTTTAGTATAGcgaaataacaaaattttaagAGTTTTGAAACTTGTTTTTCACTGATATGATACTGTTttgatttaatatattaaaggacaattatatattgaaacaacCTTAAgtgtatcaaaattaaaatttcaatttaaccCCACATAATTTTTAAACACTTATTTATCTAAGGGTATCCACGTACGTCTAACTTCAACCTGTATGGTGCATTCTGCAGTCAATCCATTGAACGGCTTCACTGCGGCGTAATGTATGACAAAATCCCCCCAAGGAAACTCGTATTCCGATGTCGGATAGTTCGTGGAGACTTCTATCTCGTGTCCCATTGGATCGGAGACTGTTGGAGCTGTCCAGTTCACGAAGTGTAGCGGGGTAGTGGCATTGGCGCGGATGTTAAAGTCACATCCGGTGATGACTGGAGGCTGTACATCTGAAGTTTATATTTCGATATGATCATcattcaaaacaataaaaatctcGAAAATCGAGGTAGCGTTATTTTGTATAGTTCTAAATAATTTCGGTTTAAAACCAGAATTATTACCCATGCTTTTTAAAACACATATCTAAATACTTGTATTTAAATTGTTTCCTTAgaatttttatctttatttcatgCTGTCAGTTTGAGACACAAGCCCGTGATTTACCAGACAGAGTAGTTATCAACCGTTTACAAGCGTTTGCACTAGTTAAACACATTTACCTTTAAATCATCCTATACAAACCGCTTGTGAACCCaagaaacaatatatatatatatataccttcgGCACAGGTTATACCACTCCAACCCGGTAgacaactacaggtaaacatctcTATTCCATTCGTACATGTGCCACCATTGGCGCACGGGTTACTGGAGCACGTGTTGGAAACTGTTGAACACacaatttgattggtcagtgCAGAATTACATCAATGAAAAACGTAATGGCTGTTTTCAAActacacacaaaaataaataaaaaaaaacaatcacaAAAACGTACATGCACATCTAGGCTGAGTCCCGCTCCAGGTTCCGCTAAGCTGACATGTCCTTGTCGAGGAGCCATCAACCAGAGTGTAATGCGTATCACATGAATACCCTACTGATGCCGCGTAGGTGTACACACTTCCGGACACGTGACCATTGCTTAGAGTTCCCGGGTATCCGCAGTTGATTTCTAGCAAACGACAATGAAAATATGATTCACACCTTCGTATTAAGATCAGAAATAGATAATTACAAAGTTTACGACAATGCCTTCTAAAACAACAGTGAATAccttaattaaaatgaaaaataaaatacaaagaGAATAGACTACAGGTCTAGTAAGCGTCATCTGCTTTACCGacgacacccgacatacaaatctaaTATATGTCAAATACTGAATAGGTCACATCTTCAAAATGCAAGCTTGACATGGGACAACGGATCCACCGGACATATCAACAGCATCACACACGTGATTTTCTCTCACAAAATGACACAGCATTTCCAAATGGTATCattatcaaaatttcaaatcGTTCATCAACTTGCATCTCCCGAAACCTCGTGTTGTTTAACTGGTACATAATTATACGTGCACCATAATGAGATGAAGCATGgatgttgctatctagaaatggaaaataataACAGTATATAAAAGCCATCATGCCTATCATAAAGCTTATTTGTTTGCTGACCTGCTGATTACGTTGTTAGTAAATACCGTAGTAAACGACTGACGTTGAATAGTCTTtagtgtccttgatttcaaaTTCTATGTATCCGACCGACACGTTCAACgaaaattttgttatttttgttatttactGCATCTTCGAAATATCTTCATAGGTAAAACTGACAAATTTGCACGATCTGTTAAGATTCTCATTAAATTAGATAAATAGCTGACATGACATTTCGAAATAATCACAACATACAACGGTAATTGTTTCAGCACAACATACAATGGTAATTGTTTCAGCACAACATACAATATTAATTGTTTCAGCATATTGTATAGAGTAATTACTTACGGTAGTCACAGCAATTGCCATAGTAACCTGCCACACAGTTGCATCCACTTCCGGTACTGCTGCCGCCATTGTGGCATACTTCGTTACACCCGGAGTAACTGTAAGCCATATCACTAGTTGCGCAGTCACTGAATGAGTCGCATCCGTCATAGAAGAATATCCACACCTGCCTCTCTCGTTCCCTCGTTCCAAA
The window above is part of the Pecten maximus chromosome 2, xPecMax1.1, whole genome shotgun sequence genome. Proteins encoded here:
- the LOC117321819 gene encoding sushi, von Willebrand factor type A, EGF and pentraxin domain-containing protein 1-like, yielding MRELHVALFLGVTVVLLSLWQLPYHAVSAGYAATWGSCNCSWVEWQSWSVCNRSCFGTRERERQVWIFFYDGCDSFSDCATSDMAYSYSGCNEVCHNGGSSTGSGCNCVAGYYGNCCDYQINCGYPGTLSNGHVSGSVYTYAASVGYSCDTHYTLVDGSSTRTCQLSGTWSGTQPRCAFSNTCSSNPCANGGTCTNGIEMFTCSCLPGWSGITCAEDVQPPVITGCDFNIRANATTPLHFVNWTAPTVSDPMGHEIEVSTNYPTSEYEFPWGDFVIHYAAVKPFNGLTAECTIQVEVRPTPCEDLPVPDNGAVVCNDWRTDYGRYCQVVCHTGYSLPVSVNPDQWYVCGASGTWAPVTQDPLTCRSYTLSSQNTTSVNNCTDTGFISTTKTAFIDNLKSSAFSDVCNDYSDLCNTNNAFVMC